GATTAGAAGCAAAACCTAAATCAATTTCCACACCTCAGAGGTTCCATGATAAAATATCTTCATCAATTTCAGGTATCTAAACATCATCATTTAGTGTGGAAACTATCAACAATTCTAATTAtttgatatgataaatataattatctttttaatcattttttaaatgAGTTGTATTTGAAATGAATTGGAATTTAGATCTACAAAGTACAGAAACATGTATTTTCTGGATAATCATGATTTGCCAGAATAAACGGTTATGCATGTATTTGCACATAAGAAATTTGGTAGACTACAGTCTAATACAACAGACAACACAAACAGCGTCTAGTAAAATGCCAAAAGGTGCAATGGTCTTTCAATGGAATGTGCACGTGGCGGGATATTAGCATTACCATCCCAAACGCAACTTATCTTACACGCTTTCTAACATTATGTTCTACACACCTCATCAACCTTAATTATCTTATAACCAAGTAAAACCTCGTCATAAGTGCCGACGACAACTTCCATTatgaatttataattttatcttGGATCAAACTGCATGCCCACGTGCTGAGCCTTCCTTCTTCCAGCTTTTCATAATGTGTACTACGTCATCAGTTTCTGTTTTCAAATTCGACAGCCAAAGTCATCGCGGCGCTTTTGATATTGATCAGGATCAACAAGAAGCTTACACCAcagaagaaaacaaatgtaGAGTGCAGCACGTTTTCTGGAAATAACAGATTGCAAATTTGCCATCATGTCAGGGGCATCTTTGTCACTTTGGATGGGTGACGTAAGGGCACTTTGTAAACATACTTGATTGAAAGTGAATGAATATTTGTCTAGTAGAGTTGAACATTAACATTCTTAATCTAACCACTTGAGTTTTTGGCCATGTGTATCACTGTCTCACATGCAGAGGTCTTTAGCACACTACTGGGcgcatctttaattatttttgtttgtttttgacagTTGGAGCCATATATGGACGAATATTTCATAACATCTGCATTTGATCAGATGGGAGCAACAATCACGTCAATGAAATTGATAAAGAATAAGGTCACAGGGTAAGATTTCTTTATGACAACCACATGTCATAGGGTTAaattgatgtacatgtgtatttgtCTATGTTGTGCCCTAAAGTCTGATTATGTGCGTTACTGTTTAAAGTTAGTGTACTTTGTTTACATCTACATATGTTTGTCTAAATATAGTGTGTCCAGTCTATAACCTGTTTGTCCAGTTGTGTTCGAGTATGCAAGTGTGTGGATAGCATGCATGTGATCGGGTGTGTCTGTGAGTGCGTAAGGTGTGACATACAGGTAGAGCGTGCTGTTAGCCAGGAAGGACGAGACATAGAGTACCTTGCGAGGTCAGTCCTTTAGAGACATATTTGTACCACTACCGGACATTGTATCACTAGTCTATATGGAGACATTATAGGTTTTTTTCCCCTCTGTCCACTTATAACATGTGATGAAGTACAGTGCACTTCCATAACAAATAAATAGTGGAAGAGACATCCAGGAGTTGTTGTATCTATCTGTGACACACATATGTAGGCATATTGTTAAATGTGTGAAAATAGTGGGCAGGTAGCTTAAatggcatcctcgatatttGGTGAGGAGGAGGGGGGTGCTACTTATCTCTGTCGTTATATCCTGCCCCTGGATCTCatgcagttcaggagaaaaaaattgACCATtccctttgaagattacagggAGAACGATgctcaacttcaaagcaacacaatcaaccacagtgtaccaatACATCAAAGGATGTAATaacctagtccgctaaacctgcctatattattaggcttttttaatttttttttttttttttttgcctaatatatagtcagctcgcggtacctcttaaaaatgtgaaatcgtaggccagatttggcctacgctacgtcagcggcatatttctaatatatcgtccatgcaatgccgggaaaacgtacacatacctttatattgggatcttatgtactcctttgcccccatgttacatcccatttatgaaattaaacaactgtgtacaatgaaatacttccgagacccttctatttcacacatttgtaatggccgccgtatacacatttagtagagcaaacggcagccaatcaacttcgcttccggttttatttttaaaaaaccacgtgtagttgaaagataaacaaaatgctagccagttagagtttttaaagtaaaatcatggtcgacatacacgacatgttgtcaaatattcaaattgaacacgactattgctggtaccgcataactttcgcgatattcacgttgcatatacatgtagcatatacacggtagaattttgtttatcttttaaCTACACGtggatattaaaaaataaaaccggaagcgaagttgattggctgccgtttgctctactaaatgtgtatacggcggccattacaaatgtgtgaaatagaagggtctcggaagtatttcattgtacacagttgtttaatttcataaatgggatgtaacatgggggcaaaggagtacataagatcccaatataaaggtatgtgtacgttttcccggcattgcatggacgatatattagaaatatgccgctgacgtagcgtaggccaaatctggcctacgatttcacatttttaagaggtaccgcgagctgactatatatcaggcaaaaaaaataaattaaaaagcctaataatataggcaggtttagcggactagtaaTAACCAGGTCGTTTGTGGTcgaacacagagccttcagttttactatgacattcATTGAAATCCTTGAGttatgaataaaaaacaataaaaaatatggtgccatgaaaataattcactcgcattatatttatgtaacatatatttatGCCATCCAACAGGTGAATTTTCTGTGATTCGCTCTGCAAAATGATTCAATGTGAcatcaaatattttgttgtcCTCTTAGTATCGCttactatatatgtacatataatgacaTAATTATGTATTGACACTTTATTTacttaacatattattttttttaattttaatttcagtCTCCCTGCTGGATACTGTTTCATTGACTTCAGTGATGCAGGCCAGGCACATGATGCGATGCTGAAGCTGAACGGCAAAATAATCCCCAACAGTAGCCctgtgtgtatatattttaaatagcTCTGCAATCAAGGATTATGTGACTGTtgtcaaaataagtttttttctcTTTGAATATGCTTAAGTAACCTGGTAGCATAAAATCTGAATTCTTAGCTCCCAGAATTAAAATTTTTATATGACATAATATCTAAAGAAATGAAATTCAATCTTCTGACATTCACTGATATATAAAAAGCTCTTCTGCCGAAAGAGAACGTTGAAACATGATACTCACATAGAGACTAGAAAAGTAATGAAATTGATTAAAACAATCACGAAAACAACTTGACGGCATCATTGCAATTGAACATAATCATTTGGCAAAACACTTTTGACCCTAGATCATGACTTTTTGACATTGTAAGTATTGGATCCTCAGAATTTTAATTTGACCCTCAGGATTTTCTAGTCAAGGGTAACTGGCTCTTGAGAATTTTAGCCTACTGTATGCCCTGTTATGTATGTTATGAaagataaatgtacatgtaatagaaAGGAAAAACTAAAAGAGTCGCTaattaattatctccctttgtgtCTAACTTTGAAGTAACCAAAACCAAACTGTTCAATTTGTATTTGGACATTCAAAGGAATTCAAAGAATCAGTGTTAGtgtttctttgaaaaaaattttCAAACCGATGTTTATTAATGTTTATCAGGTATATTCTTTTGCTGTGATTTGCAGATTCTAATTGTTTGTGAAATCCACTGCAAATCTGTTGATTtcattgttgtttattacatttttagcCCAAGAGATTTAAGCTGAACACATCAAGTCATGGAAAAGAACATCTTGCTGTGTAAGTGTAATACAGAAAAAATGTCTGAAAGTGTTGACATTGTTTTCTTTGGAAAATATGATATGTCcgaaacacatgacgtcacaatcaatacctacctacaaggggagataactctgtaatatgtaaatacggAATAGACAATTGGTCTACATCAGTATAAAATTCCATGGTCCAAGTCACTATTTAAAATATTCGTTTTGTAATCACACATTGTTAGATGAATTGGTTACATGTAAAATCCATGTAAAAGCTAAACAAACTGCAGCTAAGCTGTTTGAGGCAACACAATGTTTTCACATAGACTGACCAAATTTTCCATGGCCTCTGGCCATCAGATTGCATCACCTTTACTTTTTACACTGTACCAGGTAAATGCCACaatttttgataattatatttcCTAACAAGACATGATGTTTTctcacatttatttattttttattagtaACTAATAGTAACATGGTATTATATCAGGGATAGGATTTAATTTTTTAAGCCACTATCCATTTTCGGCAAGTTGATAAAATTTCAACTAACCAGTGATTTGCTTGCCgctttgaaaattgaaaattaagatcaaaattaaaagaaatcaaattcgtttacattaattatattcatttacttTAAGTAGCAATAAATGTTGGCATTTTAGAGTCACTGACGTGGTGTAACAACACAGTTTATTTTCAGAATGTGGCATTTTATGCAAATGAAAAATACAGCTAGTTAAATATGATTAAAGTATCAGGTCTGATTCTCTGACTGTCTATATATTGAGAATAACTACTGATGCATACGCTCGCCAAAAATTGCAAGTACACTATTTTTCAACTCGCCAAATCAAAAATCAACTCCCTTTTGGCCAGTTGGCGAGTGTTAATTTCGAGCCCTGAACCTGACATTAAACTATGATTAAAAATGATTTGAATGTCAATTTAtcaagatattaaaataaacattgtaatTCTTCTGTTTCAGACCAGAGTTTTCACTTTTTATTGGTGATTTGTCTATGGATGTGGACGactatgttttatattatgcaTTTGCAAAGAAATACAGATCTTGTAGATCTGCAAAAGGTTTGATACGACTTAAATTTAGTATTGGATTGTTCAACCAGTCCTCTGTCTCaatgaatttgaaataattttgaagtTTGGTTCATTCTTAAAGTGCTCTGTTTCAGTAGACTTGAAtctatttcaaatacattttgcaTTCTATTTTTGTTTGACAGATGTTTGTGAGAAAAACCTTTTTTTGTTAAGGTTGACATACTAGAATAAAGAAAAAACCCCAATGTAAAGCTGTACACTCTATGCTTGATCATTAATTCTTCTCTTACtaaatatgataacaaaaaaTAGAGAGTAAAACTGGCACTGACATATgcattttctattattatttTCGATGTCCACAGTTGTACTGGAGAACAGCGGCCGTAGTAAGGGCTATGGATTTGTTCGGTTCTCTGAGGAAACTGACCAACAGAGAGCTCTGATAGAAATGCAGCATATGACTGGTATTGGGTCCAAGCCTATCCGTGTGAGTCTGGCAACACCAAAAAGGTACTAAACTCGGTGCTAAAAAATAGTACAAAACTTCATCTTATCTACGTGTGTCCATATGAGTCTAAggttataaaattttatataaattgattttctGAATTAAATTGAAGTAACTCTTGATTAggtttttcaattcatttttcaATGTGATTAATAATAAGTATAATAAAGTTATCATAGTTTAGTCAAACTAATTAATGAagacaaacaaattaaatatgaaataattttagaatttttcaaagatttacaatatttaaagacattttttgAGAATATTTTTTGTACGTTTCAGGCCAATGCCTCAGGATATGTCCGGAGGTGTCCCTTACAGTCACTACTATGGCCATAACTATCCCTACAGCCCCAACTACTACGGTTACTACAACTCACACACTTACTACAACAACACCGACTACAACGCACCTCGACAGGTACGTACACAGAGCTGCCCACTCGTGTTATTCCTAGTTGTTGATGTGGTTTAGAAATAATTCAGAGTGTTTTAGATAGGCAGCGGTCTACGACTTTAGGCACAAGTCCAATGCCCCTGACTAGTAACTTTACAGACGGACTAGTGTCCATTGTAATGTACTAGTCTGATTGGACTAGTGGCTCCccatattattaatattaaatgCTAAATTTACAAGAACagtggtcaattgcatttttcaacaaattttgaGTGGTTTTTTTTATGCGATTATTTCAGTCCGGatgcattattttgtgagaACTTGTGTTTATGAAAGCATCAAGACTGCAATTTgggtaaaaaaatgtaaactgatcatgactgaattcgaagtgctgaagcaaaatggctgtatatttaatttggacaAGTGATTAAATAGTCCGACTGGTAGAATTGTGAGGTTTATTAGTCCAAATGACTAGCTGCAAAAAAATTAGCATTACAGACTGAGGCAGTCAATTTCACCTTACCACATATATATCATACCAAGCAGTAGGTCATATTATTATGACCTAGATCACACAGGGTTTCCAAATGATGTTTTACCCATATTCTACCTGCCATATCATCTTTTTCTTCCCTTTGCTGATGTTCCTTTGACACCTGTCCTTCTACAACCATATAAAGCTGTTGGTGTCTTGTGACATCCAATCTCATATGAcctaattacatgtatgatcATTACTGTATGTATTTGATACCAGTTCTTTTAATTTCCAAGATAATGATCATTTTGTTGACATCAGTCCCCATTATGACCCTGCCTGTTggtgtttctttgatatcatTTTTCTTTACACCACCCTAATCCCTGTTAGACATGTGATATAAGCAAATCATAACCCAAGTCACATGAAAACACTAGCATTGCCAATTAACACTAATCTAATTATTATTCCGACTTTTCAGAGTGGACATCATGATCATAGCACAGAGGAGGACATGGATGCTCTTGAAGGTAAGGCATCATTTGTTAACCCATATTGGAAGCAATTCTAATGTTGAATTTTCATATCAGTTAACTGTCTAACCAActataataatgaaatatgtttctATGATTTTTGGCTCTGAGATAAATTTCCTTAAACTAAACCATGTAAGTATAAAAGGGGATGTACTGTGTAAGACATTCAATGTCTTTCATTGTAATGTTTTTCAAACCCGATTTTAACATGTTCTAAGACATCCCCAATATTACTTCATCAGTCTGGATTTTCTTCATTTGCAGTACTGAACCACATACCCACATATTCATTCAATGTTTGTTAAACCTAAAAGTAAACTAATATAttggaaagggagataatttgtcattttttattgtaaatgttttggCTCCAAAAAGTCTTATCATTGCGAAAGAAATTTTTGGTTAAAAATGTTGGCAACAGAATTTCAAAAGCTGGTGTGAATCTTGACATTCAGAAGGAGGTCTAGGGAATAATATATTCCCGCGGTTCAGAGAAAAGTGggaattatttgtttaacaGTTTGTTACGATATTACAGAGTGTTTTTGGCCAATCGGATTGGTCCTTTACTAAGCACGTACAGTTATTTTTTCGTGGTATCAAGGTACATGTGTCCTTTTCTATCCACCTTTTACAGCGCGACGGTCACTCAAGCTGGTGTGAACCCTGATATTTAGATGGAGGTCTAGTGAATTCTACTTCATGTCATttgatgtttgtgtatacagtataaacaacaaTCTGGGGTTTGAAATTTTTTATACCACATCGTGGTAATCTGAAGGCCTTTCAGTGGTGATAGACCATATGATATtataatgtttgtgttttgcaGAACCAGAATTGGAAGTAGACATTTTCAGATACAACAAAGACTACATGGAACAGAGTGAGGTAAGGATTTATATTTGTACAATCACATCTAAATAAACTGTTATGTATAGGATCAccaaaactgttatttagtCACACAAGTTAACACACAGTGGTaacagtgtttttcctgcctatatatttggggccgaaataaggccccattcccaattgtatttcttgttattttttcccaaatatatgtctaaatttcccaaatcagtgagttgacGCATATTTTGTGTGACGAAACAAAAAATTTCAGAAATCACAAGTCTGAACATCgtattttagtatacattcttacacttgattcttagagaaggatttatttctaccttttccaaaattcCCATAAACACTGTTAAAGTTTTTCATTTCATACTTTTATCGAAAcaaatttcccaattttcaccaggtggcaatttcccaaaatgcccaggaaaaacactgggTAAAGAAGAAATGTACCAGAGAGGGAGGGGTGTGGGGTTAGATATTTACATACAGTGGACCCATAATAATCCAATAGTTTGGAAAACTCAGGAACAGATTTTATCATTGACAGACATTCTGATTAAGGATAGTTATATGTAACATTAAGCAAATTAAGGAATAGATTATACCTCTTTTGAATAACTTCCATGGATAGAAAGTCTGGAATATTTGCAATCTGAGTATTTTGATTGAGGGATGCAAGTTTTTGGATTATCAAGGGTCCACTATATATGTATCTTATGAACTTATTCACCCACCCTACGGTCTTGAAGACACATATGAAGTATTTGAATTCTAAGACTGGATCAGTTCTGTTATTTCCTGGAGTAAATCAGTTAGTTTCTATGTGATATTACCTTCAGCTAGATTTTTATTTACGGTATTAGAGTTTTGTAGGCATTGTGTGACCAGccaatattaataaaataccttttaatgtaaacaatcattttcaaacatatattttcctggtcaaggtTGATGTAGGATGCAAATGAAGTTTCTGAAGGGCAGAATAATGAACAGACAATTGAGGTGAAAATGTTGAAGACAAAAATACAAGTTTTCTGATATTGTACCTTGTATAGTActtgg
This portion of the Argopecten irradians isolate NY chromosome 6, Ai_NY, whole genome shotgun sequence genome encodes:
- the LOC138325593 gene encoding tRNA selenocysteine 1-associated protein 1-like; this encodes MSGASLSLWMGDLEPYMDEYFITSAFDQMGATITSMKLIKNKVTGLPAGYCFIDFSDAGQAHDAMLKLNGKIIPNSSPPKRFKLNTSSHGKEHLAVPEFSLFIGDLSMDVDDYVLYYAFAKKYRSCRSAKVVLENSGRSKGYGFVRFSEETDQQRALIEMQHMTGIGSKPIRVSLATPKRPMPQDMSGGVPYSHYYGHNYPYSPNYYGYYNSHTYYNNTDYNAPRQSGHHDHSTEEDMDALEEPELEVDIFRYNKDYMEQSEEIFEAIELSRWTPLDSISSKITDPVV